Proteins found in one Dermacentor silvarum isolate Dsil-2018 chromosome 8, BIME_Dsil_1.4, whole genome shotgun sequence genomic segment:
- the LOC119461418 gene encoding uncharacterized protein LOC119461418 isoform X2, producing the protein MREDRLMLVAAFLLLQSGLEPATAQNNHGSTFSYFAGGHDGSHSRHETRDANGRVSGHYTLATDEGSQRVVCYVADEHGFRAWVDTNEQGTDNQDPADVSVRSTAPGTAGVPRGPIKGVCGSPPPPAGPPAQTQILVTSPPVVIPAPVRKPAYVPPPAVHHEEVIVPPPVVKVYPPPVQQVVVTPPPRRVSYVPPEPPTYVEPPPVRTYVRKVVVKKPINSYHVPPPEPVKTYYVHPPQPAKTYYVPPPQPAKTYYVPPPSPPKTYYVPSQPVVVEPPRRRPPPTRRVSYQPAREEVLPPSRPTYYDTPPTPPRPAAVQEVYVPSRPVYRGSSCSGYCGPKVTARVEPRPEPPSYVKTRQDVSYSVRRGPYVAPRYEPWTQSSYKTYRAYNEPSEPWRPKGDVPIGVSYKMSISRGPGGPYPWQEEVVSRPGPYYRHAQPSTPPSGPHYYRPAESAPEPVYPSRSQGGYAKNDLQDDDDDTYDFKRPSYG; encoded by the exons CTGATGCTCGTGGCCGCTTTCCTGCTGCTGCAAAGCGGTCTGGAGCCGGCGACAGCCCAGAACAATCATGGAAGCACG TTCTCGTACTTCGCCGGCGGACACGACGGCAGCCACTCGCGGCACGAGACGCGCGACGCCAACGGCCGCGTCTCGGGACACTACACGCTGGCCACGGACGAAGGCTCGCAGCGGGTCGTCTGCTACGTGGCCGACGAGCACGGGTTCCGGGCCTGGGTCGACACCAACGAGCAGGGCACCGACAACCAGGACCCCGCCGACGTCAGCGTCCGCTCCACGGCGCCCGGCACGGCGGGAGTGCCGCGCGGACCAATCAAGGGCGTCTGCGGCAGCCCCCCGCCCCCGGCGGGTCCTCCGGCCCAGACCCAGATCCTGGTGACGTCGCCGCCCGTCGTCATACCGGCGCCAGTGCGCAAGCCCGCCTACGTGCCACCGCCGGCCGTGCATCATGAGGAGGTCATCGTGCCTCCTCCGGTTGTCAAG GTGTACCCTCCCCCCGTGCAGCAAGTCGTGGtgacgccgccgccgcgccgGGTGTCCTACGTACCCCCCGAGCCGCCGACGTACGTCGAGCCACCCCCCGTGCGGACCTACGTGCGCAAGGTGGTCGTCAAAAAGCCCATCAACAGCTACCACGTGCCTCCACCCGAGCCGGTAAAGACCTACTATGTGCATCCGCCGCAGCCAGCCAAGACCTACTACGTCCCTCCACCGCAACCTGCCAAGACCTACTACGTTCCTCCGCCGTCTCCACCAAAGACCTACTACGTTCCCTCCCAG CCCGTGGTGGTGGAGCCTCCGCGCCGACGTCCGCCGCCGACTCGCCGCGTGTCGTACCAGCCGGCACGCGAGGAAGTGCTGCCCCCTTCGCGGCCAACGTACTACGACACACCGCCGACACCGCCCAGGCCTGCGGCCGTGCAGGAAGTGTACGTGCCTTCCAGACCCGTGTACCGCGGCTCCTCGTGCTCGGGCTACTGCGGACCTAAGGTGACGGCACGCGTCGAGCCGCGGCCGGAGCCTCCTTCGTACGTCAAGACACGCCAGGACGTCAGCTACTCGGTCAGGAGGGGACCCTACGTTGCACCAAG GTACGAACCGTGGACCCAGTCGTCGTACAAGACGTACCGCGCGTACAACGAGCCGTCGGAGCCGTGGCGTCCCAAGGGCGACGTCCCGATCGGCGTCTCGTACAAGATGAGCATCTCCCGGGGTCCCGGAGGGCCCTACCCGTGGCAGGAGGAAGTGGTCAGCCGGCCCGGTCCTTATTACCGGCACGCGCAGCCGTCGACGCCGCCCTCGGGACCGCACTACTACAG GCCCGCTGAATCTGCGCCCGAGCCAGTCTACCCGTCACGATCCCAGGGAGGCTACGCCAAGAACGACctgcaagacgacgacgacgacacgtaCGACTTCAAGAGGCCCAGCTACGGCTGA
- the LOC119461418 gene encoding uncharacterized protein LOC119461418 isoform X1 — translation MREDRLMLVAAFLLLQSGLEPATAQNNHGSTPGQFLTEQASMPYQFSYFAGGHDGSHSRHETRDANGRVSGHYTLATDEGSQRVVCYVADEHGFRAWVDTNEQGTDNQDPADVSVRSTAPGTAGVPRGPIKGVCGSPPPPAGPPAQTQILVTSPPVVIPAPVRKPAYVPPPAVHHEEVIVPPPVVKVYPPPVQQVVVTPPPRRVSYVPPEPPTYVEPPPVRTYVRKVVVKKPINSYHVPPPEPVKTYYVHPPQPAKTYYVPPPQPAKTYYVPPPSPPKTYYVPSQPVVVEPPRRRPPPTRRVSYQPAREEVLPPSRPTYYDTPPTPPRPAAVQEVYVPSRPVYRGSSCSGYCGPKVTARVEPRPEPPSYVKTRQDVSYSVRRGPYVAPRYEPWTQSSYKTYRAYNEPSEPWRPKGDVPIGVSYKMSISRGPGGPYPWQEEVVSRPGPYYRHAQPSTPPSGPHYYRPAESAPEPVYPSRSQGGYAKNDLQDDDDDTYDFKRPSYG, via the exons CTGATGCTCGTGGCCGCTTTCCTGCTGCTGCAAAGCGGTCTGGAGCCGGCGACAGCCCAGAACAATCATGGAAGCACG CCCGGGCAGTTCCTGACCGAGCAGGCGTCCATGCCCTACCAGTTCTCGTACTTCGCCGGCGGACACGACGGCAGCCACTCGCGGCACGAGACGCGCGACGCCAACGGCCGCGTCTCGGGACACTACACGCTGGCCACGGACGAAGGCTCGCAGCGGGTCGTCTGCTACGTGGCCGACGAGCACGGGTTCCGGGCCTGGGTCGACACCAACGAGCAGGGCACCGACAACCAGGACCCCGCCGACGTCAGCGTCCGCTCCACGGCGCCCGGCACGGCGGGAGTGCCGCGCGGACCAATCAAGGGCGTCTGCGGCAGCCCCCCGCCCCCGGCGGGTCCTCCGGCCCAGACCCAGATCCTGGTGACGTCGCCGCCCGTCGTCATACCGGCGCCAGTGCGCAAGCCCGCCTACGTGCCACCGCCGGCCGTGCATCATGAGGAGGTCATCGTGCCTCCTCCGGTTGTCAAG GTGTACCCTCCCCCCGTGCAGCAAGTCGTGGtgacgccgccgccgcgccgGGTGTCCTACGTACCCCCCGAGCCGCCGACGTACGTCGAGCCACCCCCCGTGCGGACCTACGTGCGCAAGGTGGTCGTCAAAAAGCCCATCAACAGCTACCACGTGCCTCCACCCGAGCCGGTAAAGACCTACTATGTGCATCCGCCGCAGCCAGCCAAGACCTACTACGTCCCTCCACCGCAACCTGCCAAGACCTACTACGTTCCTCCGCCGTCTCCACCAAAGACCTACTACGTTCCCTCCCAG CCCGTGGTGGTGGAGCCTCCGCGCCGACGTCCGCCGCCGACTCGCCGCGTGTCGTACCAGCCGGCACGCGAGGAAGTGCTGCCCCCTTCGCGGCCAACGTACTACGACACACCGCCGACACCGCCCAGGCCTGCGGCCGTGCAGGAAGTGTACGTGCCTTCCAGACCCGTGTACCGCGGCTCCTCGTGCTCGGGCTACTGCGGACCTAAGGTGACGGCACGCGTCGAGCCGCGGCCGGAGCCTCCTTCGTACGTCAAGACACGCCAGGACGTCAGCTACTCGGTCAGGAGGGGACCCTACGTTGCACCAAG GTACGAACCGTGGACCCAGTCGTCGTACAAGACGTACCGCGCGTACAACGAGCCGTCGGAGCCGTGGCGTCCCAAGGGCGACGTCCCGATCGGCGTCTCGTACAAGATGAGCATCTCCCGGGGTCCCGGAGGGCCCTACCCGTGGCAGGAGGAAGTGGTCAGCCGGCCCGGTCCTTATTACCGGCACGCGCAGCCGTCGACGCCGCCCTCGGGACCGCACTACTACAG GCCCGCTGAATCTGCGCCCGAGCCAGTCTACCCGTCACGATCCCAGGGAGGCTACGCCAAGAACGACctgcaagacgacgacgacgacacgtaCGACTTCAAGAGGCCCAGCTACGGCTGA